The proteins below are encoded in one region of Vicinamibacterales bacterium:
- a CDS encoding nucleotidyltransferase family protein, whose protein sequence is MRSQDPAARAVVLARGLGTRMREADPGVSLTGEQQQAADAGLKALMPVNGRPFLDFVLSALADAGLPRIALVVAPDHERLRVHLAQAPPSRTRVDFVVQPEALGTANAVLAAEPWTGGEPFLTVNADNLYPPDALRALAGAGEPAMLAFDADDLVRTSNIPEDRIRAFAVVTVDERGYLRGIVEKPGAADAIGGRAPATSTLLDGHQRISMNCWRFDSRIFDACRGVAKSARGEFELPEAVALAISRGVRVKAIPARGPVLDLSRRADAADVARRLAGVVPCP, encoded by the coding sequence ATGCGATCGCAGGACCCGGCCGCGCGCGCGGTCGTTCTCGCTCGTGGCCTGGGCACGCGCATGCGCGAGGCCGATCCCGGAGTCTCGCTGACCGGCGAACAGCAGCAGGCGGCGGACGCCGGCCTCAAGGCGCTGATGCCGGTGAACGGACGGCCGTTCCTGGATTTCGTGTTGAGCGCCCTCGCGGACGCCGGCCTGCCGCGCATCGCGCTGGTCGTGGCGCCCGATCACGAGCGGCTCCGGGTCCATCTCGCGCAGGCGCCGCCGTCCCGCACCCGCGTGGACTTCGTCGTCCAGCCGGAGGCGCTCGGCACCGCCAACGCGGTGCTGGCGGCGGAACCGTGGACCGGCGGAGAACCGTTCCTGACAGTGAACGCCGACAACCTGTATCCCCCGGACGCGCTGCGGGCGTTGGCCGGCGCCGGCGAGCCGGCGATGCTGGCCTTCGATGCCGACGATCTGGTGCGCACGAGCAACATCCCCGAGGATCGGATCCGCGCGTTTGCCGTCGTGACGGTCGACGAGCGCGGATATCTGCGCGGCATCGTGGAGAAGCCGGGCGCGGCTGACGCGATCGGCGGGCGCGCGCCCGCGACCTCCACGCTCCTGGATGGACATCAAAGGATCTCGATGAACTGCTGGCGATTCGACTCGCGGATCTTCGACGCCTGCCGCGGCGTCGCGAAATCCGCACGCGGCGAATTCGAGCTGCCGGAAGCGGTCGCGCTCGCCATTTCACGAGGCGTTCGCGTCAAGGCCATTCCGGCCCGCGGCCCCGTGCTCGATCTGTCGCGCCGCGCCGATGCCGCCGATGTGGCGCGCCGCCTTGCCGGAGTCGTGCCGTGCCCGTGA